A window of the Equus asinus isolate D_3611 breed Donkey chromosome 20, EquAss-T2T_v2, whole genome shotgun sequence genome harbors these coding sequences:
- the LOC106830125 gene encoding olfactory receptor 52D1-like yields the protein MPLLNASRPSPVTFLLMGIPGLEHLHVWIGIPFCSMYLVAVVGNVTILAVVRAEQSLHEPMFLFLCMLSVTDLVLSTSTLPRMLCLFWFGAHDIAFDACLAQMFFIHSFTTMESGFFLAMAVDRYVAICDPLHHTTILTHARITIMGIIVVTRGVAFFSPHPILLKQLPYCRTRIIAHTYCEFMAVVKLACVDTGATTRYSLSVASIIGSCDAILIAVSYAFILHSVLRLPSREASFKALGTCGSHVCVILVFYSTAGFSIFTHRFGKNVPAHIHIFIANMYLLVPPFLNPIVYGVRTKKIREHVLRALMVKVS from the coding sequence ATGCCACTTCTAAATGCTTCTCGTCCCTCTCCTGTCACCTTCTTGCTGATGGGCATTCCAGGACTAGAGCACCTTCATGTCTGGATTGGGATTCCCTTCTGCTCCATGTACCTGGTGGCTGTGGTGGGGAACGTGACCATCCTGGCCGTGGTGAGGGCAGAGCAAAGCCTCCATGAGCCCATGTTCCTCTTTCTGTGCATGCTCTCAGTCACTGATCTGGTCCTCTCCACATCTACACTACCCCGCATGCTCTGTCTCTTCTGGTTTGGAGCCCATGACATTGCCTTTGATGCCTGCCTGGCCCAAATGTTCTTCATCCATAGTTTTACTACCATGGAATCAGGGTTCTTTTTGGCTATGGCTGTTGACCGTTATGTGGCCATTTGTGACCCACTGCACCACACCACCATTCTCACCCATGCTCGCATCACTATAATGGGTATTATTGTGGTGACTCGTGGTGTAgccttcttttctccacaccccaTCCTGCTCAAACAGCTGCCTTACTGCAGAACACGAATCATTGCCCACACCTACTGTGAGTTTATGGCTGTGGTGAAGCTGGCGTGTGTGGACACAGGGGCCACCACGAGATATAGCCTCAGTGTGGCTTCTATCATTGGCTCATGTGATGCCATTCTCATTGCCGTATCCTATGCCTTCATTCTTCATTCTGTACTCCGTCTGCCATCCCGAGAAGCTAGCTTTAAGGCTTTGGGCACATGTGGATCCCACGTCTGTGTTATTCTTGTCTTCTATTCCACTGctggtttttccatttttactcaCCGTTTTGGGAAAAATGTGCCTGCACACATCCatatttttattgcaaatatGTACCTTTTGGTGCCCCCTTTTCTCAACCCCATTGTGTATGGAGTAAGGACCAAGAAAATACGGGAACATGTTCTTAGAGCACTAATGGTCAAAGTTTCCTGA